The genomic window CGGGCACGGCTCGGCCGCCGCCCTCCTCGAGCAGGGGCACGACGTCGTCGTGCACGTGCGGGGCGAGCAGCGGAAGGAGGCGGTGGCCGGCCTCCTCGAGCGGGGCGCGCGCCTGCTCGTCGCCGACTTCGGGGTGCGCGACGACGTGCTGCGCGCCGTCGGCGAGCTGAACGACGGCCCGGCCCTCGACGGCGTCGTGCACAACGCGGGCGTCTACTCGGGCGCACCGCTGATCCCGGTCAACGTCGTGGCGCCGTACCTGCTCACCACGCTGCTCGAGCACCCGACCCGGCACGTGTACCTCAGCAGCGGCATGCACCGCAGCGGCACCGACTCACTCGACGGGATCGACTGGAGCGGCGCCCGCGCGACGGGCAGCTACTCTGACAGCAAGCTGATGGTGACGGCCCTCTCGGCCGCGGTCGCGCGCCGGTCGCCCGGCCTGTTCACCGCCTCCGTCGACCCCGGCTGGGTGGCGACCAAGATGGGCGGCCCCTCGGCCCCCGACGACTTCGAGCTGGGTCACCGCACGCAAGACCGGCTGGTGGTCGGCGAAGGCGCCGACGCCGACGTCAGCGGCGCCTACTGGCACCACGACCGGCAGCAGCAGCCTGAGGCGGCGGCGCTCGACGAGTCCTTCCAGGACGAGCTGCTCGCGGCGCTCGCCGCGGCGACCGGGGTGGAGCTGCCCGAGCGCTGACCTGGCGCCGCGGCTGCGGCTGCGGCTGCACCTGTGGCTGCTGCTGCTGCTGCTCCTGCCGGTGCCGGTGCCGGTGCCGCTGCCGAGGCCAGCGCCGCGCCTCCTGCCGCTGCCGCAGGACGACAGGTGATGCCAATGCCGACAGGTGTAGCGTATGAGCCGATCTCGTGCGTGAGCACGCGGTCAGGACTCGCCGCACCGCCGAGCTCCGAGCCCTTCATCGTCGAAGTCAGGAGACCACCATGACCACCACGCCCGCGCCCGCGCCCACGCCCGCCGTCGACCGCTTCGCCGGCAAGGTCGTCCTCATCACCGGCGGGGGCTCCGGCCTCGGCCGTGCCGCCGCCGTCCGTCTCGCCGCGGAGGGCGCCTCGCTCGCCCTCGTCGACGTCAGCGAGAAGGGCCTCGTCGACAGCGTCGAGGCGATCCGTTCGTCCACGCCCGACGCCGAGGTGCTGACCGTCGTCGCCGACGTGTCGAAGGAGGCGGAGGTCGACTCCTACGTCGCCGCCACCCTCGAGCGCTTCTCGCGCGTCGACGGCTTCTTCAACAACGCCGGCATCGAGGGCCGACAGAACCTCACCGAGGACTTCACCGCCGACGAGTTCGACAAGGTCGTCGCGATCAACCTGCGCGGCGTGTTCCTCGGGCTCGAGAAGGTGCTCGCGGTGATGCGTCGCCAGGGCTCCGGCATGGTCGTCAACACGGCGAGCGTCGGCGGGATCCGCGGCGTCGGCAACCAGTCGGGCTACGCGGCGGCCAAGCACGGCGTCGTCGGCCTGACCCGCAACTCGGCCGTCGAGTACGGCCGGTTCGGCATCCGCATCAACGCGATCGCGCCCGGCGCCATCTGGACGCCGATGGTCGAGGCCTCCATGAAGCAGATCAGCGCGGACGACCCGCGTGGCGCGGCGGAGCAGTTCATCCAGGGCAACCCCACCAAGCGCTACGGCGAGGCGACCGAGATCGCGTCCGTCGTCGCGTTCCTCCTCTCGGACGACTCCTCCTACGTGAACGCCGCCGTCGTGCCGATCGACGGCGGGCAGTCCTCCGCGTACTGACGCCGCCTGCCGAGGCCCGTCGCCGTCATCGTCCCGGGAGCGGGCAGGGGAGCGGGCGAGTTCGTCGGTCGCGGGCCGTCGTGGTCGCCCGGCCGCGATGGACCCGCCCGTCTGCGGCACACCGTGCGCGGCACGGCGTAGAACGGAGCCGTGTCCGCCGCCCCGCCGCTCCCGCACCGACCCGTCACGCAGCACGACTGGCGCGAGGTGGTCGGCCTGCACTGGCGTGTCGAGCCCGACCGAGTCGCCCCTCTCGTGCCGCCCGGCACGCGCCCCGACGAGCACGACGGCGCCGCCTGGGCCAGCCTCGTCGCCTACCGCTTCGTCGACAGCACGGTGCCGCCCCTGCCGAGGCTCGGGCGGCTCGGCACGATGACCGAGATCGTCGTGCAGCTCGCGACGGTCGACGACCGGGGCCGACGGGGCGTCGCGTACCGCTCGATCGACACGCAGCACCTCCCGGCCGTGCTTGCCGCCCGCACGATCGGCCTGCCCTACGTCTGGGCCCGAGCAGGCTCACGAGTGCGGCCGGACGACGTCGCGCACCGCACCCGGCGGCACCGAGGAGGCGCGGGCAGCTTCGTCCGGGT from Frigoribacterium sp. PvP032 includes these protein-coding regions:
- a CDS encoding SDR family NAD(P)-dependent oxidoreductase is translated as MAHLLVTGSSDGLGHGSAAALLEQGHDVVVHVRGEQRKEAVAGLLERGARLLVADFGVRDDVLRAVGELNDGPALDGVVHNAGVYSGAPLIPVNVVAPYLLTTLLEHPTRHVYLSSGMHRSGTDSLDGIDWSGARATGSYSDSKLMVTALSAAVARRSPGLFTASVDPGWVATKMGGPSAPDDFELGHRTQDRLVVGEGADADVSGAYWHHDRQQQPEAAALDESFQDELLAALAAATGVELPER
- a CDS encoding SDR family oxidoreductase encodes the protein MTTTPAPAPTPAVDRFAGKVVLITGGGSGLGRAAAVRLAAEGASLALVDVSEKGLVDSVEAIRSSTPDAEVLTVVADVSKEAEVDSYVAATLERFSRVDGFFNNAGIEGRQNLTEDFTADEFDKVVAINLRGVFLGLEKVLAVMRRQGSGMVVNTASVGGIRGVGNQSGYAAAKHGVVGLTRNSAVEYGRFGIRINAIAPGAIWTPMVEASMKQISADDPRGAAEQFIQGNPTKRYGEATEIASVVAFLLSDDSSYVNAAVVPIDGGQSSAY
- a CDS encoding YqjF family protein encodes the protein MSAAPPLPHRPVTQHDWREVVGLHWRVEPDRVAPLVPPGTRPDEHDGAAWASLVAYRFVDSTVPPLPRLGRLGTMTEIVVQLATVDDRGRRGVAYRSIDTQHLPAVLAARTIGLPYVWARAGSRVRPDDVAHRTRRHRGGAGSFVRVAPGDEAVAPDPALEFLTERWGVHAASFGSTRWWRRAHEPWPLRTATVTRVDDELLAAAGLPGLVDREPDVATWSPGVVVRYSRG